One region of Fragaria vesca subsp. vesca linkage group LG4, FraVesHawaii_1.0, whole genome shotgun sequence genomic DNA includes:
- the LOC101309536 gene encoding putative hydrolase C777.06c-like, protein MVQFLGTLRPSPSLSSFVTYKRQVYSPITAPNNGFLSFRRMFKAYLQSSSVATDAGSGLPLEQSDVIFIGTGTSEGIPRVSCLTNPLKKCEVCLKAVEPGNRNRRLNTSIVVRHPTSSGSSNILIDAGKIRTLDAVIITHSHADAIGGLDDLRDWTNNVQPSIPIYVPERDFEVMKKTHYYLVDTSVVQPGAAVSELQFNIIHEDPFSVNDLKFTPLPVWHGRGYRSFGYRFGNVCYISDVSEIPEETYPLLRDCELLIMDALRPDRNSATHFALPRALEEVRKIRPKRTLFTGMMHLMDHEKVNDYLSKLKETEGLDAQLSYDGLRVPIAL, encoded by the exons ATGGTTCAATTTCTGGGCACCCTTCGCCCTTCTCCTTCTCTAAGCTCTTTCGTTACTTACAAGCGCCAAGTATACTCGCCAATCACAGCTCCCAACAATGGGTTCTTGTCCTTCAGACGAATGTTCAAGGCTTACCTTCAATCTA GTTCAGTAGCCACAGATGCTGGTTCAGGGTTACCATTGGAGCAATCAGACGTCATATTTATAGGTACAGGAACAAGCGAAGGAATTCCACGTGTGAGCTGCCTGACAAATCCTTTGAAGAAGTGCGAG GTGTGTTTAAAAGCTGTGGAACCGGGTAACAGAAATAGGAGACTCAACACAAGCATTGTTGTACGTCATCCTACATCCTCTGGAAGTTCTAACATTCTTATTGATGCTGGAAA GATAAGAACACTTGATGCGGTTATTATTACTCATTCTCATGCTGATGCAATTGGAG GTCTGGATGATCTTCGTGATTGGACAAACAATGTTCAACCCAGCATTCCAATATATGTGCCTGAGCGTGATTTTGAG GTGATGAAGAAGACTCATTATTATTTGGTAGACACAAGTGTGGTCCAACCTGGTGCTGCTGTCTCAGAGTTGCAATTTAATATTATACATGAGGATCCATTTTCTGTGAACGATTTGAAG TTTACCCCTTTACCTGTATGGCATGGTCGTGGTTATCGCTCCTTTGGATATCGTTTTGGTAATGTTTGTTACATCAG TGACGTTAGTGAAATACCTGAAGAAACCTACCCACTTCTGAGAGACTGTGAACTCCTGATTATG GATGCTCTACGGCCAGATCGGAATTCTGCAACACATTTTGCACTTCCAAGG GCTTTGGAGGAAGTGCGGAAAATACGACCTAAGAGAACATTGTTTACTG GTATGATGCATTTGATGGATCATGAGAAGGTAAATGACTATCTTTCGAAATTGAAGGAGACAGAGGGTCTTGATGCACAATTGAGCTATGATGGGCTTCGGGTACCTATAGCACTCTAA
- the LOC101308668 gene encoding zinc finger protein NUTCRACKER-like has translation MKALQFQQQQQVDENMSNLTSASGDQASVSSGNRSTEIGTSNFSQQYFPPPPPQANSQGVKRKRNQPGNPDPDAEVIALSPKTLMATNRFICEICNKGFQRDQNLQLHRRGHNLPWKLKQRTSKEVKKKVYVCPEASCVHHDPSRALGDLTGIKKHFFRKHGEKKWKCDKCSKKYAVQSDWKAHSKTCGTREYRCDCGTLFSRRDSFITHRAFCDALAEESARATNPTPLQTLSSPPPPSHQSQINLMGGGGGPHLNFNPHGHDLHAYSAFMKKEHNNDHDQQIGSFSSTSSLLPPWLASGPPPTAPSIFSGNQDHHHDFQQNLELGPNPNPSLGPTLPQFQVPAAAAALSSPPHMSATALLQKAAQMGATMSSSSSTSGSLSVPAGIMTRSHQGGHVSDFGGHVSSTTNGGAGGAGGGSVHQQQQQHQQQAASSLLHDMMNSLSSGTGFEGTSFEDAFGGMLGISKIKDGSRSGGADENGGQGGGEGLTRDFLGLKAMSHSDMMLNIAGLGSCVSNNNSSSTRDSSQINQVPQKPNWQG, from the exons ATGAAAGCTTTGCAATTTCAACAGCAACAACAAGTGGACGAGAACATGTCTAATTTAACTTCAGCTTCTGGTGACCAAGCTAGTGTCTCTTCTGGAAACAGATCAACTGAAATCGGCACCAGTAATTTTTCTCAGCAGTATTTTCCTCCTCCGCCGCCTCAAGCTAATAGTCAAGGTGTGAAAAGGAAGAGAAACCAGCCAGGAAACCCAG ACCCAGATGCAGAAGTGATAGCTCTGTCTCCCAAGACCCTCATGGCAACAAACAGATTCATATGTGAGATCTGCAACAAAGGGTTTCAAAGGGATCAAAATCTCCAGCTCCACAGAAGAGGGCACAATTTGCCGTGGAAGCTAAAGCAGAGAACAAGCAAAGAGGTGAAGAAGAAAGTATATGTGTGCCCTGAAGCCAGCTGTGTGCACCATGACCCTTCAAGAGCTCTGGGGGACTTGACTGGGATCAAGAAGCACTTTTTCAGAAAGCACGGTGAGAAGAAGTGGAAATGTGATAAGTGCTCAAAGAAGTATGCGGTTCAATCAGATTGGAAAGCTCATTCAAAGACCTGTGGCACCAGAGAGTACAGATGTGACTGTGGAACTCTCTTCTCGAG GAGGGACAGTTTCATCACCCACAGAGCTTTCTGTGATGCTTTAGCAGAAGAGAGTGCAAGAGCCACAAACCCAACACCACTTCAAACCCTCTCTTCTCCTCCACCTCCTTCTCATCAGTCTCAGATAAACCTCATGGGGGGAGGCGGTGGACCCCATCTCAATTTCAACCCCCATGGCCATGACCTCCATGCATACAGTGCATTCATGAAGAAGGAGCACAACAATGATCATGATCAGCAAATTGGTAGCTTCAGTTCCACCTCCAGTCTCTTACCACCTTGGCTTGCTTCAGGCCCACCTCCCACTGCTCCCTCTATCTTCTCTGGAAATCAGGATCATCATCATGATTTCCAGCAGAACCTGGAGTTGGGTCCAAACCCTAACCCTAGCTTGGGCCCCACTCTCCCTCAATTCCAGGTGCCTGCTGCCGCTGCAGCGTTATCATCCCCACCTCACATGTCAGCTACTGCATTGCTGCAGAAGGCAGCTCAGATGGGAGCGACCATGAGCAGCAGCAGCAGCACCTCAGGCTCGCTCTCGGTGCCAGCAGGCATCATGACCCGGTCCCACCAAGGTGGTCACGTGTCTGACTTCGGAGGTCACGTGTCTTCTACCACCAACGGCGGAGCAGGAGGAGCAGGAGGAGGTAGTGTTCATCAACAACAACAGCAGCATCAGCAGCAAGCAGCTAGCTCTCTTTTGCATGACATGATGAACTCTCTGTCTTCGGGTACTGGGTTTGAAGGGACCTCGTTTGAGGACGCTTTCGGTGGCATGTTGGGTATTTCGAAGATCAAAGACGGGAGTAGGAGTGGCGGAGCTGATGAAAACGGTGGTCAAGGTGGTGGTGAAGGCTTGACCAGAGATTTCTTGGGGCTGAAAGCAATGTCGCACAGTGACATGATGCTTAATATAGCTGGTCTGGGAAGCTGCGTAAGCAACAACAATAGTAGCTCGACCCGTGACTCCTCGCAGATTAATCAAGTACCACAGAAACCTAATTGGCAGGGTTAG